The genome window CGGACGGCGACCCGCGCGGGCCGTCACTAGGACGCGGGTCCTGCCTGCAGGTGTTAGCATCGCCGCGGCCCAAGGGGCGTACGCTGGTGCGCGTGCCCCGGTGCGGCACAGCGGTCCCCGCTCGCGTCGGTGCAGCGGCCGTTCGTCCCCCATTCCCCGAGCCCGGCAGGTTTTCCCGTGGCTGCGAACATCGGCAACACCTTCCAGTTCCTCGGCCGTGACATGGCCGTGGACCTCGGTACCGCCAACACGCTCGTGTACGTGCGTGGCCGGGGCATCGTCCTCAACGAGCCCTCGGTCGTGGCCATCAACACCAAGAACGGCGCCATCCTCGCCGTCGGCGCCGAGGCCAAGCGGATGATCGGCCGCACGCCCGGCCACATCATGGCGATCCGGCCGCTCAAGGACGGCGTCATCGCCGACTTCGACGTCACCGAGAAGATGCTGCGCTACTTCATCCAGGCGGTGCACAAGCGCCGGTTCCTGGCCAAGCCGCGCGTCGTGGTGTGTGTGCCCTCCGGGATCACCGGCGTCGAGCAGCGTGCGGTCGAGGAAGCCACCATTCAGGCCGGCGCCCGCGCCGCCTACATCATCGAGGAGCCCATGGCCGCCGCCATCGGCTCGGGCCTGCCGGTGCACGAACCGGCCGGCAACATGGTGGTCGACATCGGTGGTGGGACCACCGAGGTCGCCGTGATCTCGCTGGGCGGCATCGTCACCAGCCAGTCGATCCGCATCGGCGGCGACGAACTCGACGACGCGATCATCTCCTACGTCAAGAAGGAGTACTCGCTGATGCTCGGCGAGCGCACCGCCGAGGAGATCAAGATGGCGATCGGCTCGGCGTTCCCGCTCGCCGACGAGCCGCACGCCGAGATCCGCGGTCGCGACCTGGTCTCGGGGCTCCCCAAGACGATCATCGTCAGCGCCGACGAGATCCGGAAGGCGATCGAGGAACCGGTCAACGCCGTCATCGACGCGGTCAAGAACACCCTCGACAAGACGCCGCCGGAACTCGCGGCCGACATCATGGACAAGGGCATCGTGCTCACCGGTGGCGGCGGTCTGCTGCGCGGGCTCGACGAGCGGCTCAAGCACGAGACCGGGATGCCGATCCACATCACCGAGAACCCGCTGTCCTCGGTGGCCATCGGGTCGGGCAAGTGCCTCGAGGAGTTCGAAGCCTTGAAGAAGGTCCTGATCTCCTCGTCGCGCCACTAGTACCGGGCGGTGTTCCAACGTCGACGTGCACGTCTGCTGCTCGTCGTCCTGGTCCTGCTGTCGCTGGTGCTGGTCACCGTCGACTTCCGGTCCGGCGACGACGGGCCGCTCGAAGGGCTGCGGGGCGGCCTGACCGCCCTGTTCCGGCCCGTCCAGGACGGTCTGGTCACGCTGGTCCGCCCGATCGGTGACGCCGCCGGCGGCGTCGGTGAACTCTTCCGCGCCCGCTCGGAGAACGAGCAGTTGCGCCGTGAGGTCGAGGCGCTGCGCGAGCGCCGGCGGTCGGTCGCCGACATCCAGCGCGAGAACGACGACCTGCGCGAACTGCTCGGGATGCGCGACCACACCGGCGTGGAGGCGGTCGCCGCCCGGGTCGTCGCCCTCGGTCCCACCGGCTTCGAGTGGACCGTGGTCATCGACGTCGGTCGCGCCGACGGCATCGAGCGCGACATGCCCGTCATCAATGGCGACGGGTTGGTCGGTCGCGTCATCCAGGTCGAGGAGCGCGCCTCACGCGTGCTGCTGGCCATCGACCCCAACTTCGGAGCGCCGGCGCGCCACGCCGCCAACGGCGAGACCGGCACCGTCATCGGGCGCGGTGGTGAACCGATGCTGTTCCAGCCGTTCGACCCCGAGGCCACCCTCGAGGTGGGCGACGAGATCGTCACGTCCGCCTACCAGTCGGGCGCTTTTCCCGGCGGCATCCCGATCGGGTCCGTCTCCGCCATCGGCGAGGTCTCGGCCGGGTTGGTGCTCGACGTGCAGGTGCGCCCGTTCGTGGACTTCACCCGGATCCACCACGTACTGGTGGTGACCAGCGAACCGGTGGCGGACCTGCCGCCGTTCGACGAGGCGCCCGACCCGGTGTTCACCCCGCCGCCGGGACCCGCCACGGCGGACGGGCGCGAGGACGAGGACGCCGCGGCCGACGATGAGGACGGCGAGGGTGAGGGTGGCGACGGTGACGGGAACGCCGGCGAGGACGGAACGTGATCCTGCGCGTGCTCGTCGTCGCGCTGCTGCTGGTGACCGCCGCGCTGCTGCAGACCGCGCTGTTCCCGTTCGTCAGCCTCGGTGGGTTCCGTCCGGACCTGCTGCTGCTGGTGACGCTGGCCATCGGCCTGCGCGACGGGCCCCTCGCCGGGCTGCGGGTCGGCTTCTCGGCCGGCCTGCTGGTCGACCTGCTCGTGTCCCAGTCGCCGGTCGGTCTGGCCGCGCTGGTCTACACCGCCATCGGGTTCACGGTCGGGCTCGCCCGCCCCTACGTCGCGCCGGAATCCGTCACCGCCCCCGTGATCCTGGCCTTCCTGACCGGCCTGCTGGGCACGGCCTCCTACGGCGTGCTCGCTCTGCTGCTCGGCGAGGACCGCATCACCCCGCTGTTGCTGCTGCAGGGCTCCTTCGCCGTCGCGCTCTACAACACCCTGCTGGCGCCGATCGTGCTGGCGGCCGTCCGCGTCCTCTCCAGTCGGTTCCCGCTGTCGGGGCCGGGTCTGGTGGATTGACCGGGCTTGGTACCGTGGGCCGCGCCGGTCCGTGGCCCACCGGCGGGCCCCTCCGTCATCCGTGTTCGTGCAGCCCCTCGCACCCCTCCAGTGAGCCACATGGCGAACTCCGATTCCTCGTCCGCCCTGCGCTTGACGTTCCTCACGGTCCTCGTGATCGCCCTGTTCCTGGCGTTGTTCTCGCGGCTGTGGTTTCTGCAGGTGCTCGCCGGTGACCGCTTCGCCGAGCTGGCCGACACCAACCGGCTCCGGACGGTCTACGTCGACGCGCCGCGGGGGCGGATGCTCGACCGCGAGGGGGACGAGCTGGTCAAGAACCGGCCATCGTTGACCATCAGCGCCGACCGCCAGCTGCTGCTCGACGGGGCCGGCGAACCGGCCGACGAGACCGCCGAGAAGGTGCTCGAGCGCCTCTCGCAGCTGTTGCAGCTCGACCGCGAGGCCGTCGTCGAGCGGATGACCAGCCAGCACTACAGCCCCCTCGGGCACATCCCGATCGCCTTCGACGTGACCCAGGAGGTGGTGTACGCCGTCCGCAGCCAGCAGGAGTTGTTCCCGGGCGTGATCGCCGAGGTGCTGCCGGTCCGCACGTATCCGCACGGCGAGCTCGCCGCCCACCTCGTCGGCTACCTCAACCAGATCAGCCGGGAGCAGCTCGCCGACCCCGCCTTCGCGGAGTACCGCGGCGGTGAGCAGGTGGGCCGAACGGGGCTCGAGGCGGTCTACGAGGCCGACCTGCGGGGGCGTCCGGGCCGGCGCACCCTCGAGGTCACGGCCCGCAACACCGTCATCGACGTCGTGGCCGAGACCGAGGCCAGGTCCGGCAACGACCTGGTCACCTCGCTCGACCTCGACCTGCAGCAGGCGGTCGAGACCCTGCTCGCCGACGGGATCGTGGCCAGCCGCGACGAGATCCACACCGCCAGCGGCCGCAACCTGCCCTCGCCCGCCGGTTCGGCGGTGGTGCTCGACCCGCGCGACGGGCGGGTGCTCGCCATGGCGTCGTATCCGACCTTCGATCCGAGCGAGTTCGTCGGTGGGCTGTCCAGCGAGTACGCGCGCTACCTGTTCCCCGACCTCGCCGCCGGGGACGAGGACACCCACGCGCCCATGCTCAACCGCAACATCCAGGGCGAGTACCCACCCGGGTCGGTGTTCAAGACGGTCACCGGCGCCGCGTTCATGGAGGCGGGCCTGACCGGGCCCGAGACGACGGTGCCGTGTCCGGGCTCCTACGAGGTGGGCGGGATCACCTTCCGCAACTGGAACAACGTCGACGAGGGGCCGATGGCCCTGGCGCAGGCGCTCCGGCGCTCCTGCGACACCTACTTCTACGATCTCGCCTATCGCCAGTGGCAGCGTGAGCAGAGCCAGACCGAACCCAACGAGATCCTGCCCGAGGTCGCCGAGCGGTTCGGTTTCGGCCGGCGCCTCGGCATCGACCTGCCCTCGGAGCTGACCGGCTACGTGCCAAGCCGTGCCCTGAAGCAGCAGCGCTGGCTCGAGCGCCGCGACCTGTGGTGCGCGCAGGCCGAGGAGTCCGAGCCCGGCTCGTACCGTCGCGCGGTGCTCGAGGACAACTGCGTCTCCGGCGGTGCCTGGCGCGGCGGGGACGCGGTCAACAGCTCGATCGGACAGGGCGAGATCCTGACCACCCCCCTGCAGGTCGCGGCGCACTACGCCGCGATCGCCAACGGCGGGACGATCCACCAACCGCTGCTCGGGATGCGGATCGTCGGGGCGGACGGCGAGGTGGTCCGTGAGATCGTCCCGGAGGTCGTGAGCGAGCTCGGCCTCGACGACGCCGAACTCGCCGCCATCCGGCGCGGCCTCGAGGAGGTCGTCATGCACGAGCGCGGCACCGCGTACGGCGCGTTCCAGCGTGGCACCCCGTTCCCGCTCGACGAGATCCCGATCGCCGGCAAGACGGGGACCGCCGAACTCAAGCCCAAGGTGCCCTACGCGTGGTTCGCCGCGTACGCCCCGGCGAACGACCCGCAGTACGTGGTCGTCGTCAACGTCGAGGAAGGTGGTGGCGGCTCGCAGACCGCGGCTCCGATCGCACGCAACATCTTCGAGCACATCTTCGGCATCGTCGACGCCGAGGACAACCAGTTCGACTCGGGCGACCCCATCTACGACTGATCGTTTCTCGACACCGGGTGGTTCGATCGCGCAGGCGATCCCGCCACGGGCGACCGCACGTGGCAACGAGTGATGGAGAGGAGGGAGGTGACCGTGGAAGCAGGATTCGGGCAGGACCGCGCCGAGAAGATGATGCGCGAGCGCGTGCAGGCTCGCTGGCAGGACGCCTATGCGCCGGTCAAGCACCTCGACCCCATCCTGGTGCTCACGGCCCTCGGGCTCAGCGCCATCGGGCTCGTGATGATCTACAGCGCCAAGCTCGCGGCGCTCAACCAACAGGGCCTGCCGACGACCTGGTACGTCAGCCGCCAACTGATGGCGCTGGTGATCGGCATCGTCGTGCTGGTCGGTGCGGCGGTCATCGACTACCGCCACCTGCGCAGTTACGCGGTCGTGCTGTACGCCGCCTCGCTGGGCTTCCTGGTCCTGGTCCTGACCGGGCTCGGGACCGCGCGGGGCGGGTCGCAGCGCTGGATCGTGCTGGGCGGCTTCCAACTGCAGCCCTCGGAGATCGCGAAGGTCGCCGTGTTGATCACGGTGGCCGCCTGGATCCACGAGCGTAAGGGAGAGCCCTGGCTGCCCACGGTGGCGGTCTCGCTGGTGCTGACCCTGATCCCGATGGGGCTGGTCTTCCTCCAGCCCGACCTCGGCACCTCGCTGGTGTTCATCTGGATGCTCGCGGTGCTGTTCCTGGTCGGGCGGGTCCCGACGCGTTACCTCGCGGGACTGGGGGTGGCGGGGATCGCCGCCGCCGTGTTCGCCATCACCCAGGACCTGCTCGACCAGTACCAGCTCAACCGGTTGACCGCCTTCGCCCGGGCCGGTGACCCGAGCCTCGATCGGAACCTGCGCTTCCAGACCGAGCAGTCCGAGATCGCGATCGGTTCCGGGCAGGTGTTCGGCAAGGGCCTGTTCCAGGGCACCCAGACGTCGCTGGCCTTCGTCCCGGAGAACCACACGGACTTCATCTTCACGGTCGTGGGCGAGGAGTTCGGGTTCTTCGGCGCCAGCATCGTGCTCGCCCTGTTCCTGGTCCTCATCTGGCGCGGGTTGCGGATCGCGATGCTGTCCAAGGACCTGTTCGGCACGCTGCTCGCCTCCGGGGTCGTGGCGATGCTCGCACTGCAGGTCTTCATCAACGTCGGCATGAACGTCGGCATCATGCCGGTCACCGGGCTCCCGCTGCCCTTCATCAGCTACGGCGGCACGTCGCTGATCGTGTGGTTCGGCCTGGTCGGGTTGCTGCTCAACGTCCACATGCGTCGGTTCTGAACCGGTGACCGACAGCCGGACCGTCACGGAACCGACCGCGTTCCGGTTGCCCCGCGCCGCGCTGCTCGGCGGCTTCCTCGGCTTCTTCGTCTCCGGCGGCGTCGCCGCCCTCTACGGTCCGTCCGCGCCGGCGTTCCGGCGCCTGTTCGAGGTCAGCGAGTTCACCTCGGGGCTGCCGGCGTCCGTCCATCCGCTCGCCGCGCTCGTCGGCGTCCTCGGGTGGGCCGCCGCGACGCGACGTGGTGTCTCGGCGCGCCTGCTGGCCGCGGGCGCGGGCGTGCTCGCGATCGGCGCCGTCGCGCTCGCCGCGGCACCGTCGATGGCGCTCGTGCTCGCCACCGCGGTACTGGTCGGGGTCGGCTTCGGGGTGCTCTCCAACGGGATGAACTCGGTCTATCCGCGCGACACGGGGCCGCGCACGCCGACCGTCGTGGTGTGCATGCACGGCGTGTTCGGCGTCGGGGCGGTGACCCTTCCCCTGGTGCTGTCGCTGGTGGGTCACCGCGTCGCCTTCCTCGTCGTCGGAATGCTCGCCCTGCTCGCGATCGTGCCGATGGCGGCGACCGCCACCCCGCCGGCGGCAGCGATCGACCTGCGGGGGTCGCCGACCCCACGGCGTCACGTCCTGGCGTTCTCGCTCGTGTTCGGCACCTATGTCGCGGTCGAGGCCGCGACGGCGACCTGGCTCGCGACCTACGTCGAGTTCCGCGGCTGGGACCAGGGCGCGGCCGCCAGGTGGACGTCGGGCTTCTGGCTCGCCATCACGGGCGGACGGTTCCTGTTCGCGCTCGTGCTCCACCGCATCCGTCCGGGGCGACTGGTGCAGATCGTGCTGCCCCTGGCCGCCGTGGCGCTCGGCCTGGCGAGCGTGCCGAGGCTGGCGCCCTACGCGCTGGTCGCGGCCGGGTTGTTCTTCGCCCCGGTCTTCCCGACGGCCATGGTGTGGCTGCCGCGGGCCCTGCCGGATGCCCAGGGCGCGACCACCGCCGCGATCCTGGCGGCCATCATCGGCGCGTCGTTGTCGCCGTTCCTCGTCGGCTTGGTGGGCTCGCTCATCGGGCTGGCCGCCATCCCGGTCGCGCTCGCCCTGCTGGCACTGCTCGCCGCGGTCGTGGCCCGCACCGTCGGCACGAGGTTGGGGCACGGCTGACGCCCCGCGGCCCGTGTGCGGGTACCGAGGGCATTGGTACGCTGAACGGCGATCGAGACCCCGGCCAGGGCATCGCACGCGCTCGCCGGCCCGGGGTCCCGCTGCCAGGTGCGCCGCCCACGGTCCATGCGTCGTCGAATCGTCCCGGACCGGCCGCACCCACTCACCGGTCTCGGAGGCACCATGCTCGGCACCGCGCCGACGACGCCCGTACCCGCCACTCCCGCGCGCGGCGAGCGGGCCGCGTACCGCCGTCCGGGTGACGCCGCCCGGGTCCCGCCCGGGTACTACGCCGCCCTCGAGCCGCTGCTGCCGCTGGTGCGCAAACCGGCGCAGTACGTCGGCGGCGAGCACAACCAGGTCGTGACCCCGTGGACGGCGGTCCAGACGCGGTGGCTGCTGTGCTACCCCGACACCTACGAGGTGGGCCAGCCCAACCAGGGCATCCAGATCCTCTACGAGCTGCTCAACGAACGGGCGACGTCGTCGGCGGAGCGCCTCTACGCGCCGTGGACCGACCTCGAGGCGCTGATGCGCGAGCACGGCATCCCGGCGTTCTCGCTCGAGGAGCACCGCCCGGTGTGGGCGTTCGACGTGCTCGGGGTCTCCCTACCGCACGAGCTCGGCCACACCAACCTGCTCAACCTGCTCGACCTCGGCGCCGTCCCCATCCACGCCGACCAGCGCACGGCCGAGGACCCGGTCGTCCTCGTCGGTGGCCATGCCGCCTACAACCCCGAGCCGCTGGCGCCCTTCATCGATGCGGCCGTCATGGGCGACGGTGAGCAGGTGACGCTGGAGATCGACGACGTGGTCCGCGCGTGGAAGCACGCCGACGGTGCGGACCGCCGCCAGCTCCTGCGCGAACTCGCCCGGGTCGAGGGGGTCTACGTCCCCGCCTTCTACACCCCCCGCTACACCGACGACGGCCGGCTCAAGGCCACGGTCCCGACCGAGCCGGGGGTCCCGTCGATCGTGCCGAAGCGCACGATCCAGGACCTCGAGGAGTGGCAGTACCCGAAGCAGCAGATCGTGCCGATGACCGAGACGGTGCACGAGCGCTTCAGCGTCGAGATCTTCCGCGGCTGCACCCGCGGATGCCGTTTCTGTCAGGCCGGCATGATCACGCGCCCGGTCCGCGAACGTCGCCCCGAGACGGTGCAGAAGCTGGTCGAGGAAGGGGTGCGCAACACCGGTTTCGAAGAGGTCGGCCTGCTGTCGCTGTCCTCGGCCGACCACTCCGCCATCGGCCCCATCGCCCGCGACCTCGCCGACGCCTACGAGGGCACCGTCACGTCGCTGTCGCTGCCCTCGACCCGCGTCGACGCCTTCAACGTGACCCTGTCGAACGAGCTGTCGCGCAACGGTCGGCGCACCGGGCTCACGTTCGCGCCGGAGGCCGGCTCCGAGCGCATGCGCGCCGTGATCAACAAGATGGTGTCCGAGGCGGACCTGCTGCGGACGGCCGAGACCGCCTTCAGCGAGGGTTGGCGTCACATCAAGCTCTACTTCATGGTCGGGCTGCCCACCGAGACCGACGAGGACGTGCTCGCCATCGCCGACCTCGGCATCAAGACCTACGAGGTCGCGCGCCGCTACGGCCGCGCGAACAAGGTCACCATCTCGGTCGGCGGCTTCGTGCCCAAGCCCCACACGCCGTTCCAGTGGGCGCCGCAGGACTCGCCGGACGAGATCCGGCGGAAGCTGTCGCTGATCCGTCACGCCATCAAGGACCACGGGAACCTGAAGCTGCGCACCAACGATCCCGAGGAAGGGGTCATCGAGGGCCTGCT of Egicoccus sp. AB-alg6-2 contains these proteins:
- a CDS encoding rod shape-determining protein, which translates into the protein MGNTFQFLGRDMAVDLGTANTLVYVRGRGIVLNEPSVVAINTKNGAILAVGAEAKRMIGRTPGHIMAIRPLKDGVIADFDVTEKMLRYFIQAVHKRRFLAKPRVVVCVPSGITGVEQRAVEEATIQAGARAAYIIEEPMAAAIGSGLPVHEPAGNMVVDIGGGTTEVAVISLGGIVTSQSIRIGGDELDDAIISYVKKEYSLMLGERTAEEIKMAIGSAFPLADEPHAEIRGRDLVSGLPKTIIVSADEIRKAIEEPVNAVIDAVKNTLDKTPPELAADIMDKGIVLTGGGGLLRGLDERLKHETGMPIHITENPLSSVAIGSGKCLEEFEALKKVLISSSRH
- the mreC gene encoding rod shape-determining protein MreC, with the translated sequence MFQRRRARLLLVVLVLLSLVLVTVDFRSGDDGPLEGLRGGLTALFRPVQDGLVTLVRPIGDAAGGVGELFRARSENEQLRREVEALRERRRSVADIQRENDDLRELLGMRDHTGVEAVAARVVALGPTGFEWTVVIDVGRADGIERDMPVINGDGLVGRVIQVEERASRVLLAIDPNFGAPARHAANGETGTVIGRGGEPMLFQPFDPEATLEVGDEIVTSAYQSGAFPGGIPIGSVSAIGEVSAGLVLDVQVRPFVDFTRIHHVLVVTSEPVADLPPFDEAPDPVFTPPPGPATADGREDEDAAADDEDGEGEGGDGDGNAGEDGT
- the mreD gene encoding rod shape-determining protein MreD; protein product: MILRVLVVALLLVTAALLQTALFPFVSLGGFRPDLLLLVTLAIGLRDGPLAGLRVGFSAGLLVDLLVSQSPVGLAALVYTAIGFTVGLARPYVAPESVTAPVILAFLTGLLGTASYGVLALLLGEDRITPLLLLQGSFAVALYNTLLAPIVLAAVRVLSSRFPLSGPGLVD
- the mrdA gene encoding penicillin-binding protein 2, with amino-acid sequence MANSDSSSALRLTFLTVLVIALFLALFSRLWFLQVLAGDRFAELADTNRLRTVYVDAPRGRMLDREGDELVKNRPSLTISADRQLLLDGAGEPADETAEKVLERLSQLLQLDREAVVERMTSQHYSPLGHIPIAFDVTQEVVYAVRSQQELFPGVIAEVLPVRTYPHGELAAHLVGYLNQISREQLADPAFAEYRGGEQVGRTGLEAVYEADLRGRPGRRTLEVTARNTVIDVVAETEARSGNDLVTSLDLDLQQAVETLLADGIVASRDEIHTASGRNLPSPAGSAVVLDPRDGRVLAMASYPTFDPSEFVGGLSSEYARYLFPDLAAGDEDTHAPMLNRNIQGEYPPGSVFKTVTGAAFMEAGLTGPETTVPCPGSYEVGGITFRNWNNVDEGPMALAQALRRSCDTYFYDLAYRQWQREQSQTEPNEILPEVAERFGFGRRLGIDLPSELTGYVPSRALKQQRWLERRDLWCAQAEESEPGSYRRAVLEDNCVSGGAWRGGDAVNSSIGQGEILTTPLQVAAHYAAIANGGTIHQPLLGMRIVGADGEVVREIVPEVVSELGLDDAELAAIRRGLEEVVMHERGTAYGAFQRGTPFPLDEIPIAGKTGTAELKPKVPYAWFAAYAPANDPQYVVVVNVEEGGGGSQTAAPIARNIFEHIFGIVDAEDNQFDSGDPIYD
- the rodA gene encoding rod shape-determining protein RodA, which encodes MTVEAGFGQDRAEKMMRERVQARWQDAYAPVKHLDPILVLTALGLSAIGLVMIYSAKLAALNQQGLPTTWYVSRQLMALVIGIVVLVGAAVIDYRHLRSYAVVLYAASLGFLVLVLTGLGTARGGSQRWIVLGGFQLQPSEIAKVAVLITVAAWIHERKGEPWLPTVAVSLVLTLIPMGLVFLQPDLGTSLVFIWMLAVLFLVGRVPTRYLAGLGVAGIAAAVFAITQDLLDQYQLNRLTAFARAGDPSLDRNLRFQTEQSEIAIGSGQVFGKGLFQGTQTSLAFVPENHTDFIFTVVGEEFGFFGASIVLALFLVLIWRGLRIAMLSKDLFGTLLASGVVAMLALQVFINVGMNVGIMPVTGLPLPFISYGGTSLIVWFGLVGLLLNVHMRRF
- a CDS encoding sugar MFS transporter produces the protein MTDSRTVTEPTAFRLPRAALLGGFLGFFVSGGVAALYGPSAPAFRRLFEVSEFTSGLPASVHPLAALVGVLGWAAATRRGVSARLLAAGAGVLAIGAVALAAAPSMALVLATAVLVGVGFGVLSNGMNSVYPRDTGPRTPTVVVCMHGVFGVGAVTLPLVLSLVGHRVAFLVVGMLALLAIVPMAATATPPAAAIDLRGSPTPRRHVLAFSLVFGTYVAVEAATATWLATYVEFRGWDQGAAARWTSGFWLAITGGRFLFALVLHRIRPGRLVQIVLPLAAVALGLASVPRLAPYALVAAGLFFAPVFPTAMVWLPRALPDAQGATTAAILAAIIGASLSPFLVGLVGSLIGLAAIPVALALLALLAAVVARTVGTRLGHG
- a CDS encoding TIGR03960 family B12-binding radical SAM protein, which produces MLGTAPTTPVPATPARGERAAYRRPGDAARVPPGYYAALEPLLPLVRKPAQYVGGEHNQVVTPWTAVQTRWLLCYPDTYEVGQPNQGIQILYELLNERATSSAERLYAPWTDLEALMREHGIPAFSLEEHRPVWAFDVLGVSLPHELGHTNLLNLLDLGAVPIHADQRTAEDPVVLVGGHAAYNPEPLAPFIDAAVMGDGEQVTLEIDDVVRAWKHADGADRRQLLRELARVEGVYVPAFYTPRYTDDGRLKATVPTEPGVPSIVPKRTIQDLEEWQYPKQQIVPMTETVHERFSVEIFRGCTRGCRFCQAGMITRPVRERRPETVQKLVEEGVRNTGFEEVGLLSLSSADHSAIGPIARDLADAYEGTVTSLSLPSTRVDAFNVTLSNELSRNGRRTGLTFAPEAGSERMRAVINKMVSEADLLRTAETAFSEGWRHIKLYFMVGLPTETDEDVLAIADLGIKTYEVARRYGRANKVTISVGGFVPKPHTPFQWAPQDSPDEIRRKLSLIRHAIKDHGNLKLRTNDPEEGVIEGLLARGDRRVAPAVERAWRLGARFDGWHEMPTLATWQQAMDETGVSLDWFSYRERDENEALPWDHLDSGLEKGWLWEDWQDARADKQLDDCRWSPCYDCGVCPGLSIEHDTGYTGGFQLPVLPSGLGGKDTLPTTPERYASGG